A genomic segment from Arcobacter acticola encodes:
- a CDS encoding IS4 family transposase, with the protein MELANYIETAMKSILKNPIYEVLSEIKITKILKQSNFVKREVGYPPFQIILHFLYMLIMQKRQSTFIKNSDKAYGKDVYYRFIKEKRYNWRKLLLLSATELLKKIKPLHKNGEYRLLIIDDTVEPKRGKFIEGTCKYIWSNKEHRSINALNIVSLNYADSHSTFQLDFSIKMNDSKRKSTSDFTAKLHHRSNAYQRKREIIKGKNTLALEMLERALDNGIDADYLLVDSWYAKPNFIKEANTLGMPVIARLPNNKLIWNFKGKYKTLNAIYDSLKNIRHKYSGKHGKISYKYFDSVLELGTLGKVKLVFLHTGKDLLVFISTDISISGKEILETYKKRWNIEQGYKDLRLLFGLGKEENRIYEALIGKITLSMFTYNIVSYINRIKHEPQTLGELFRDLECELETLAISMQLFIQILTKISEIQNVVKDNKDLFQIIAVISAFTQKELGFMCES; encoded by the coding sequence ATGGAACTTGCAAATTATATAGAAACTGCTATGAAGAGCATATTAAAAAATCCAATTTACGAAGTGTTATCAGAAATAAAAATCACAAAAATACTGAAACAAAGTAACTTTGTTAAGAGAGAAGTTGGATATCCACCATTTCAAATAATTTTACACTTTCTTTATATGCTTATTATGCAAAAAAGACAATCAACTTTTATAAAAAATAGTGATAAGGCTTATGGTAAAGATGTATATTATAGATTTATCAAAGAAAAACGCTATAACTGGCGTAAACTTTTATTGTTAAGTGCTACAGAACTTTTAAAAAAGATAAAGCCATTGCATAAAAATGGTGAGTATCGCTTACTAATTATCGATGATACAGTAGAACCAAAAAGAGGTAAATTTATTGAAGGTACTTGTAAATATATCTGGAGTAATAAAGAGCATAGAAGTATTAATGCACTAAATATCGTGTCTCTAAATTATGCAGATTCACACTCAACATTTCAATTAGATTTTTCTATAAAAATGAATGATAGTAAAAGAAAATCTACATCAGATTTCACAGCAAAATTGCATCATAGAAGTAACGCATATCAACGTAAGCGTGAAATTATTAAAGGTAAGAATACTCTAGCTCTTGAGATGTTAGAAAGAGCATTAGATAATGGAATTGATGCTGATTATCTACTTGTTGATAGCTGGTACGCTAAACCAAATTTTATAAAAGAAGCAAATACTTTAGGAATGCCTGTAATTGCAAGACTTCCAAATAATAAGCTTATTTGGAACTTCAAAGGTAAATATAAAACTCTAAATGCAATATATGATAGTTTAAAAAATATTCGTCACAAATATAGCGGTAAACATGGAAAGATATCTTATAAATATTTCGATTCAGTTTTAGAACTTGGTACCCTTGGTAAAGTTAAATTAGTATTTTTACACACTGGAAAAGATTTATTAGTTTTTATATCAACAGATATAAGTATTTCAGGTAAAGAGATTTTAGAAACTTATAAAAAGAGATGGAATATTGAGCAAGGTTATAAAGATCTAAGACTCTTGTTTGGCTTAGGAAAAGAAGAAAATCGTATCTATGAAGCTCTTATTGGAAAAATCACTCTTTCTATGTTTACTTACAACATTGTAAGTTACATAAACCGTATAAAACATGAGCCACAAACACTAGGAGAACTTTTTAGAGATTTAGAGTGCGAACTTGAAACACTGGCAATTTCAATGCAACTTTTTATTCAAATACTTACAAAAATCTCTGAAATCCAAAATGTTGTCAAGGATAATAAAGATTTATTTCAAATTATCGCAGTGATAAGTGCTTTCACTCAAAAAGAGTTAGGTTTTATGTGCGAAAGTTGA
- the thrS gene encoding threonine--tRNA ligase: protein MEPIGILKDGQVYDLQTALALNIQGVEIKADDSKESLDILRHSCAHMMAQAIKELYPEAKFFVGPVVKEGFYYDFKVESKISDEDLPTIEKKMKEIADRKLPITRHETTKEEFFEKFKNDELKQAVLKNIKDDTLTIYKQGDFEDLCRGPHLPNTRMIRSFKLTRVAGAYLGGDEKNEMITRIYGIAFFDKQALFDYTKMIEEAKKRDHRKLGTELELFTFNDDVGAGLPMWLPNGARLRSKLEHLLYKAHRVRGYEPVRGPEILKAEMWKISGHYANYKENMYFTTIDEQEYGIKPMNCVGHIQIFKNNLVSYKDLPKKLFEYGVVHRHEMSGAMHGLFRVREFTQDDSHIFCTQDQIKEVIFEVLEFVDALLKMFDFKYEIEVSTKPEKAIGDDIFWEKTTAGIMDALNEKNISYGIDEGGGAFYGPKIDIKILDAIGRKWQCGTVQVDMNLPSRFNAEFINDKGEKEQPVMIHRAILGSFERFIGILTEHCAGEFPFAIAPTQVIFVPIADTHVEYAKQLQKELQQNDMDSKIFDMNESLNKRIRMAEKQRVPMIVVIGDEEVANKSVALRNRRTREQSNMSKDEFMSMLKEIIKGSEI, encoded by the coding sequence TTGGAACCTATTGGTATATTAAAAGATGGTCAAGTCTACGACCTTCAAACTGCTTTGGCTTTAAATATCCAAGGAGTTGAGATTAAAGCTGATGATTCAAAAGAATCTTTGGACATTTTAAGACACTCTTGTGCGCACATGATGGCTCAAGCTATCAAAGAACTTTATCCTGAAGCAAAATTCTTCGTTGGACCTGTTGTAAAAGAAGGTTTTTACTATGATTTTAAAGTAGAAAGTAAAATCTCAGATGAAGATTTACCAACTATTGAAAAAAAGATGAAAGAAATCGCAGATAGAAAACTACCTATTACTAGACATGAAACTACAAAAGAAGAGTTTTTTGAAAAATTCAAAAATGATGAATTAAAGCAAGCTGTTCTTAAAAATATCAAAGATGATACCTTAACAATTTATAAACAAGGTGATTTTGAAGACTTATGTAGAGGTCCTCACTTACCAAATACTAGAATGATTAGAAGTTTCAAATTAACAAGAGTTGCTGGTGCATATCTTGGTGGTGATGAAAAAAATGAAATGATTACTAGAATTTATGGTATTGCATTTTTTGATAAACAAGCATTGTTTGATTACACAAAAATGATTGAAGAAGCTAAAAAAAGAGACCATAGAAAATTAGGAACTGAACTTGAACTTTTCACATTTAATGACGATGTAGGTGCTGGTCTTCCTATGTGGTTGCCAAATGGTGCAAGACTTAGAAGTAAACTTGAACATCTTTTATATAAAGCTCACAGAGTTAGAGGTTATGAACCTGTTCGTGGTCCAGAAATCTTAAAAGCAGAAATGTGGAAAATTTCAGGACATTATGCAAACTATAAAGAAAATATGTATTTTACTACTATTGATGAACAAGAGTATGGAATCAAGCCAATGAACTGCGTTGGACATATTCAAATCTTTAAAAACAATTTAGTTTCATATAAAGACCTACCAAAAAAACTTTTTGAATATGGTGTTGTTCATAGACATGAAATGTCAGGAGCAATGCATGGATTATTTAGAGTTAGAGAATTTACACAAGATGATTCACATATATTTTGTACACAAGATCAGATAAAAGAAGTTATTTTTGAAGTTTTAGAGTTTGTTGATGCATTGTTAAAAATGTTTGATTTCAAATATGAAATTGAAGTTTCTACAAAACCTGAAAAAGCTATCGGTGATGATATTTTCTGGGAAAAAACAACTGCTGGTATTATGGATGCTTTAAATGAAAAAAATATCTCTTATGGTATTGATGAAGGTGGAGGAGCATTTTATGGTCCAAAAATCGACATTAAAATTCTTGATGCAATTGGTAGAAAATGGCAATGTGGAACAGTTCAAGTAGATATGAACTTACCTTCAAGATTTAATGCTGAGTTCATCAATGATAAAGGTGAAAAAGAACAACCTGTTATGATTCATAGAGCTATTCTTGGTTCTTTTGAAAGATTTATTGGTATTTTAACTGAACATTGTGCGGGAGAGTTTCCATTTGCAATTGCACCTACACAAGTAATTTTTGTTCCAATTGCAGATACACATGTTGAATATGCAAAACAGTTACAAAAAGAGTTACAACAAAATGATATGGATTCTAAAATCTTTGATATGAACGAAAGTTTAAACAAAAGAATTAGAATGGCAGAGAAACAAAGAGTTCCTATGATAGTTGTTATTGGGGATGAGGAAGTTGCTAATAAATCTGTTGCTTTAAGAAACAGAAGAACAAGAGAGCAATCAAACATGAGCAAAGACGAGTTTATGTCTATGTTAAAAGAAATAATTAAAGGAAGCGAAATTTGA
- the rplT gene encoding 50S ribosomal protein L20, with translation MPRVKTGVVRRRRHKKVLKAARGFFSGRRKHFRKAKEQLERSLVYAFRDRRQKKRDIRKLWIIRINAACRLNDINYSRFMNGLKLSAIELDRKILADMAMNDSAAFASLVVTAKAALK, from the coding sequence ATGCCTAGAGTTAAAACTGGTGTTGTTAGAAGAAGAAGACACAAGAAAGTATTAAAAGCTGCTAGAGGTTTCTTCAGTGGTAGAAGAAAACACTTCAGAAAAGCTAAAGAACAATTAGAAAGATCTTTAGTTTATGCTTTCAGAGATAGAAGACAGAAAAAAAGAGACATAAGAAAATTATGGATCATAAGAATCAATGCAGCTTGTAGATTAAATGATATTAACTACTCAAGATTCATGAATGGATTAAAATTATCTGCTATTGAATTAGATAGAAAAATCTTAGCTGATATGGCTATGAATGATTCTGCTGCATTTGCATCATTAGTAGTAACTGCTAAAGCTGCACTAAAATAA
- a CDS encoding methylenetetrahydrofolate reductase has translation MFETLIQKLQEDRYLTLETTPQHEPSMHNIIERIKKFKLQDRVDGFSCTDNPLAKLKYNALFASLKLQMEFKKPVIATMSMRDRNKIALQSDLMGANDFDVRAILALTGDPAKMSDQPHSKGVFESNSLMLLKIIKSFNYGMDYSGHPFKIEPKQIFPFAVVNSYAKNFSSLERKMHQKIQNGALGIISQPVFDIENAKKLLESFNIAKDGVEGDKKKAQLIFGLFPVTKLRTALFLSAQVPGIHVPQFWIDALESAHSISEEEEYKVGMKLSSDLFKEINKLHPKIHLMTANRFDVANEIIS, from the coding sequence ATGTTTGAAACACTTATCCAAAAACTACAAGAAGATAGATATTTAACACTTGAAACAACTCCTCAACACGAACCATCTATGCATAATATTATAGAAAGAATAAAAAAATTCAAATTGCAAGATAGAGTTGATGGTTTTTCATGTACAGATAATCCTCTTGCTAAACTAAAATATAATGCCCTTTTTGCCTCACTTAAATTACAAATGGAATTTAAAAAACCAGTAATTGCAACAATGAGTATGAGAGATAGAAATAAAATTGCTTTACAATCTGATTTAATGGGTGCAAATGATTTTGATGTTAGAGCTATTTTAGCCCTAACAGGAGATCCTGCAAAAATGAGTGATCAGCCACACTCAAAAGGTGTATTTGAATCAAATTCATTAATGCTTTTAAAAATAATAAAATCATTTAACTATGGAATGGATTATTCAGGACATCCTTTTAAAATTGAACCAAAGCAAATATTTCCCTTTGCCGTAGTAAATTCTTATGCTAAAAACTTTTCAAGTTTAGAAAGAAAAATGCACCAAAAAATACAAAATGGTGCTTTAGGAATAATTTCTCAACCTGTATTTGATATAGAAAACGCAAAAAAACTTTTGGAATCATTCAATATAGCTAAAGATGGAGTTGAAGGTGATAAGAAAAAAGCTCAATTAATTTTTGGATTATTTCCAGTTACAAAACTTAGAACTGCTCTATTTTTATCAGCACAAGTTCCAGGTATTCATGTACCTCAATTTTGGATTGATGCTTTAGAATCTGCTCATAGTATCTCAGAAGAAGAAGAGTACAAAGTTGGAATGAAACTAAGTTCTGATTTATTTAAAGAAATAAATAAACTTCATCCGAAAATTCACCTAATGACTGCAAATAGATTTGATGTGGCAAATGAGATTATTTCTTGA
- a CDS encoding glycerol-3-phosphate dehydrogenase/oxidase, whose amino-acid sequence MQDTQFDIIIIGGGATGSGIALDASSRGYKTLLLEKNDFSEGTSSRSTKLVHGGVRYLEAAVKKLDIDQFNLVKEGLKERSRLLKNANHLCSKLTLVTPLYKWWEVPYMFAGLSLYDLISGKRGLGRSSIVCKNKMIEKFPNIKKEGLVAGVKYYDGSFNDSKLNIALLQTAKKFNAICKNYNEVKAFTYINGKVSGVEVEDKILGENITYKSSIIINATGAFSDNVRIIDDKEAKKMLDLSSGIHIVLDKKYLPSNEGLMIPKTQDGRVLFILPWMGKCLVGTTDEKTTLTERPVVTKKDTDYILKHLEIYFDLKIDESEILSSWCGIRPLVAAPKSASTKSIVRDHVIMSSDSGLVSIIGGKWTTYRKMAEEVVDYVIPKFNLTKYKCKTKELKLIGSENLKKDLTIDFVPNDISEYLISMYGDRAMIVAQSAINVEKLHENYAITNAELIYCIRNEFVQKPLDFLVRRTSLSLIDKKASKEILDKVITIMQEELLWDEEKSQKEKEEALSILNNSI is encoded by the coding sequence ATGCAAGATACACAATTTGACATTATTATAATAGGTGGAGGAGCAACAGGAAGTGGTATAGCACTTGATGCTTCATCAAGAGGATATAAAACTTTACTTTTAGAAAAAAATGATTTTTCAGAAGGAACTAGTTCACGAAGTACGAAATTGGTTCATGGGGGAGTTAGATATTTAGAAGCAGCAGTTAAAAAGTTAGATATAGATCAATTTAACCTTGTTAAAGAAGGATTAAAAGAAAGATCACGACTATTGAAAAATGCAAATCATTTATGTTCTAAATTAACTTTAGTAACACCTTTATATAAATGGTGGGAAGTACCTTATATGTTTGCAGGATTAAGTTTATATGATTTAATTTCTGGTAAAAGAGGACTAGGAAGAAGTTCTATTGTATGTAAAAACAAAATGATTGAAAAGTTTCCTAATATAAAAAAAGAAGGCTTAGTTGCGGGAGTTAAATATTATGATGGAAGCTTTAATGATTCAAAATTAAATATTGCTTTACTACAAACTGCAAAGAAATTTAATGCGATTTGTAAAAATTATAATGAAGTAAAAGCTTTTACATATATAAATGGAAAAGTCTCAGGGGTAGAAGTAGAAGATAAAATTTTAGGTGAAAATATTACATATAAATCATCGATTATAATAAATGCAACAGGAGCATTTTCTGATAATGTTAGAATAATTGATGATAAAGAAGCTAAAAAAATGCTTGATTTAAGTTCAGGTATTCATATTGTATTAGATAAAAAATATTTACCTTCAAATGAAGGATTGATGATTCCAAAAACTCAAGATGGTAGAGTTCTTTTTATTTTGCCTTGGATGGGAAAATGCTTAGTTGGTACAACTGATGAAAAAACAACATTAACTGAACGGCCAGTAGTTACAAAGAAAGATACAGATTATATTTTAAAACATTTAGAAATCTATTTTGATTTAAAAATTGATGAAAGCGAAATTTTATCATCATGGTGTGGAATTAGACCATTGGTTGCTGCTCCTAAAAGTGCATCAACAAAAAGTATTGTTAGAGATCATGTTATTATGAGTTCTGATTCAGGACTTGTTAGTATTATTGGTGGGAAATGGACTACTTATCGAAAAATGGCAGAAGAAGTAGTAGATTATGTTATTCCTAAATTCAATTTAACTAAATATAAATGTAAAACAAAAGAATTAAAACTTATTGGAAGTGAAAATCTAAAAAAAGATTTAACTATTGATTTTGTACCGAATGATATTAGTGAGTATTTAATTAGTATGTATGGTGATAGAGCAATGATTGTTGCTCAAAGTGCAATAAATGTAGAAAAACTTCATGAAAATTATGCAATAACAAATGCAGAACTTATATATTGTATAAGAAATGAATTTGTACAAAAACCATTAGATTTTTTAGTTAGGAGAACTTCTTTGTCATTAATTGATAAAAAGGCTTCAAAAGAAATTCTTGATAAAGTAATAACTATTATGCAAGAAGAGTTACTTTGGGATGAAGAAAAGTCACAAAAAGAAAAAGAGGAAGCTTTAAGTATTTTAAATAATTCTATATAA
- the ruvX gene encoding Holliday junction resolvase RuvX: protein MKLACIDVGLKRIGLAICLASNIVTPQSAILRKNRDQAARDINTFLKEWEIEKLIVGFPSASQEMQRRIMHFVSLLNLSIPYEFCEENMSSIEAEEMMKGDIKYKRDGRVDSLAAKIILERFLTKK, encoded by the coding sequence TTGAAATTAGCTTGTATTGATGTTGGTCTTAAAAGAATAGGTTTAGCTATTTGTTTAGCTTCAAATATAGTAACTCCACAAAGTGCAATTTTGAGAAAAAATAGAGACCAAGCAGCACGAGATATAAATACTTTTTTAAAAGAGTGGGAAATTGAAAAACTAATTGTAGGTTTTCCAAGTGCAAGCCAAGAGATGCAAAGAAGAATAATGCATTTTGTCTCTTTACTTAATCTTTCTATTCCCTATGAATTTTGTGAAGAAAATATGAGCTCAATTGAAGCAGAAGAGATGATGAAAGGTGATATCAAATATAAAAGAGATGGAAGAGTTGATTCACTTGCAGCTAAAATAATACTAGAGCGATTTTTAACTAAGAAATAA
- the rpmI gene encoding 50S ribosomal protein L35: protein MPKMKSVSGALKRFKVKKNGSIKRGSAFRSHILTKMTQKRKRNLRGPKTVHKTDAGRILVALCKA from the coding sequence ATGCCAAAAATGAAAAGTGTTAGTGGCGCTTTAAAAAGATTTAAAGTGAAGAAAAACGGGTCAATTAAAAGAGGTTCAGCTTTTAGAAGCCATATCTTGACTAAAATGACACAAAAAAGAAAAAGAAACCTACGAGGACCAAAAACTGTTCATAAAACAGATGCTGGTAGAATTCTTGTAGCGTTATGTAAAGCGTAA
- a CDS encoding DUF3373 family protein, with product MKKSLIMLSAVAAFSVTSFASDMNKEMLNQIQALKVQIEALEKKVAEQEAQKPVVQQTVVDEKRIENIEKKLDTVSKTATSAKIQSGNDNLKWDVDFRTQVDNIQYKHADGSKSKNNALMTNRLWLGMGYKADDNSSFHGKLSYNKAFGDTANHSQSNVNTTGYSNFDWVTNENATDNTIKLKEAYWLYTNNTFFGTDVPWNASVGRRPSTDGLPINLRNDQKANSPLSHVVDVEFDGFSVRFDTELTTGLRGSWFKICGGRGLTNAIPRFDTDPDNSAIAYAEDEDLNVDVDLLGIIAVPYDDGQYSVYTNYAKAWNLIGFDNTDSEFKDVGDMDYATILFKTEGIGNGISDYLDDTIAFASFAMSKTNPNALEMLGSPDSEIGTSVWLGINAPCPISPDDSRIGFEWNQGSKYWRSMTYGEDTYAGSKIATRGQAWEVYRNQKLTDALSFGLSYVYMDYDYAGSNSFFGADGDPDATLNVVSAQDVRAYMRYRF from the coding sequence ATGAAAAAAAGTCTAATAATGCTGTCTGCAGTTGCAGCATTTTCTGTTACATCATTTGCAAGTGATATGAACAAAGAGATGTTAAATCAAATTCAAGCTTTAAAAGTACAAATTGAAGCTTTAGAAAAAAAAGTAGCTGAGCAAGAAGCTCAAAAGCCAGTTGTTCAACAAACTGTTGTTGATGAAAAAAGAATTGAGAATATTGAGAAGAAACTTGATACTGTTTCAAAAACAGCAACTTCTGCGAAAATCCAAAGTGGTAATGACAATCTGAAATGGGATGTTGACTTTAGAACACAAGTTGATAATATTCAATACAAACATGCAGATGGCTCAAAATCAAAAAATAATGCACTAATGACAAATAGATTATGGTTAGGCATGGGATATAAAGCTGATGATAATTCATCTTTTCATGGAAAATTATCTTACAACAAAGCATTTGGGGATACAGCGAATCATTCTCAATCAAATGTAAATACTACTGGTTATTCAAACTTTGATTGGGTAACAAATGAAAATGCAACAGATAATACAATTAAACTAAAAGAAGCTTATTGGTTATATACAAATAATACTTTCTTCGGTACAGATGTTCCATGGAATGCTTCAGTTGGTAGACGACCTTCAACTGATGGATTACCTATAAATCTTAGAAATGATCAAAAAGCAAACTCACCTTTATCTCATGTTGTTGATGTAGAGTTTGATGGTTTTTCAGTTAGGTTTGATACAGAATTAACTACTGGGCTTAGAGGTTCATGGTTTAAAATTTGTGGAGGAAGAGGATTAACAAATGCAATTCCTAGATTTGATACTGATCCAGATAATTCAGCCATAGCATATGCGGAAGATGAAGATTTAAATGTAGATGTTGATTTATTAGGAATAATAGCTGTTCCTTATGATGATGGACAATATTCTGTTTATACAAATTATGCAAAAGCATGGAATTTAATTGGATTTGATAATACTGATTCAGAGTTCAAAGATGTTGGAGATATGGATTATGCAACAATTTTATTTAAAACAGAAGGTATTGGAAATGGTATTTCAGATTATTTAGATGATACTATTGCTTTTGCTTCATTTGCCATGAGTAAAACAAATCCAAATGCTTTAGAAATGTTAGGTTCGCCTGATTCTGAAATTGGTACATCTGTATGGCTAGGAATAAATGCACCATGTCCAATTAGCCCTGATGACTCTAGAATTGGATTTGAATGGAATCAAGGTAGTAAATACTGGAGATCTATGACATATGGTGAAGATACATATGCAGGAAGTAAAATAGCAACTCGTGGTCAAGCATGGGAAGTTTATAGAAATCAAAAACTAACAGATGCTTTAAGTTTTGGTCTTAGTTATGTTTACATGGATTATGATTACGCTGGTTCAAACTCATTCTTTGGAGCAGATGGTGATCCAGATGCAACTTTAAATGTTGTATCTGCACAAGACGTTAGAGCATATATGAGATATAGATTCTAA
- the infC gene encoding translation initiation factor IF-3 translates to MNEMITAKEVRCTSDEGTNYGIISTAEALKIADELGLDLVLIAPDGKPPVAKIMDYGKFRYQQEKKKKEAKKNQKVIVVKEIKLSVKIAENDISYKVKHAREFLEEGNHVKFRVFLKGREMANPQAGVDVLNKVWPMIEDLAVMDKEPKLEGRYVNMMALPKKD, encoded by the coding sequence ATGAATGAAATGATTACAGCAAAAGAGGTTAGATGTACAAGTGATGAGGGGACTAATTATGGTATTATTAGTACTGCAGAAGCACTTAAAATTGCTGATGAGTTAGGTCTTGACTTAGTATTAATTGCTCCAGATGGAAAACCTCCTGTTGCTAAAATTATGGATTATGGTAAATTTAGATACCAACAAGAAAAAAAGAAAAAAGAAGCTAAAAAAAATCAAAAAGTTATTGTTGTAAAAGAGATTAAACTTTCTGTAAAAATTGCTGAAAATGATATTAGCTATAAAGTAAAACATGCAAGAGAATTCTTAGAAGAAGGAAATCATGTTAAATTTAGAGTATTTCTAAAAGGTAGAGAAATGGCTAATCCACAAGCAGGAGTAGACGTTTTAAACAAAGTATGGCCAATGATTGAAGATTTAGCTGTAATGGATAAAGAACCAAAACTAGAAGGAAGATATGTAAATATGATGGCTCTTCCTAAAAAAGACTAA
- a CDS encoding NFACT RNA binding domain-containing protein encodes MKYFLLKEIVAYLSTNVQNIKIIKRIDNNIIIIEFNNKNTLYFDMSKGNSTIFKCEKSISSKKDFNAPFDIALQKRFINSKIENIELYNDDKIINIRVNSFSSYKKLTTILQLEFTGKHTNIIILDENRVILEALRHIDEFSSSRVVKVGIKLEEIPKQSFIPKIEEVVDIEKYLYEIYEEKQKQSLENVKKQKISQIDKKAKKLKKTIDSLPKKEELELESNEFYEKANLILSNLHNLKPYQKSLKVYNYQGIEVEIDLEEKPSASKYSNELFKKAKRAKQKALNISLEKDNLDEKLEFLLRLMCNIKNANSIEECDFLSPKKEKNQIKTKKAQAYESFYFEGFKIMLGTSERENIYLLQNSKASDFWFHLKDRPSCHVIVQNTKKTIPDSVIEQAAILCAKFSVDFTGNIDVDFTQRRNVKIQSGANVLYNPYSTIGVKI; translated from the coding sequence ATGAAGTATTTCCTATTAAAAGAGATAGTCGCATATCTATCAACAAATGTCCAGAATATAAAGATAATCAAGAGAATTGACAATAATATAATTATAATTGAATTTAATAATAAGAATACCTTATATTTTGATATGTCAAAAGGCAATAGTACTATATTTAAATGTGAAAAAAGCATATCTTCTAAAAAAGATTTTAATGCACCATTTGATATTGCACTTCAAAAAAGATTTATTAATTCAAAAATTGAAAATATTGAATTATATAATGATGATAAAATTATAAACATAAGAGTAAATTCTTTTTCATCATATAAAAAACTAACAACAATTTTACAGTTAGAATTTACAGGAAAACATACAAATATAATTATATTAGATGAAAACAGAGTGATTTTAGAGGCACTTAGACATATAGATGAATTTTCATCAAGCAGAGTTGTAAAAGTTGGGATAAAATTAGAAGAAATCCCAAAACAAAGTTTCATTCCTAAAATAGAAGAAGTTGTTGATATTGAAAAGTATTTATATGAAATTTATGAAGAAAAACAAAAACAAAGTTTAGAAAATGTTAAAAAACAAAAAATCTCACAAATAGATAAGAAAGCTAAAAAACTAAAAAAAACAATTGATTCTTTACCAAAAAAAGAAGAGTTAGAACTTGAATCAAATGAATTTTATGAAAAAGCTAATCTTATTTTATCAAATTTACATAATCTAAAGCCATATCAAAAAAGTTTAAAGGTTTATAATTATCAAGGAATAGAAGTTGAAATTGATTTAGAAGAGAAACCATCAGCTTCAAAATACTCAAATGAGCTATTCAAAAAAGCAAAAAGAGCAAAACAAAAAGCATTAAATATCTCTTTAGAAAAAGATAATCTAGATGAAAAACTAGAGTTTTTATTAAGATTAATGTGTAATATCAAAAATGCAAATTCAATAGAAGAGTGTGATTTTTTATCTCCAAAAAAAGAAAAAAATCAAATAAAAACAAAAAAAGCACAAGCCTATGAAAGTTTTTATTTTGAAGGATTTAAAATAATGTTAGGAACAAGTGAAAGAGAAAATATATATCTTTTACAAAATTCAAAAGCAAGTGATTTTTGGTTTCATCTAAAAGATAGACCATCTTGTCATGTAATAGTTCAAAATACAAAAAAAACTATTCCAGATAGTGTTATAGAACAAGCTGCAATATTATGTGCAAAGTTTTCAGTAGATTTTACAGGAAATATCGATGTTGATTTTACTCAAAGAAGAAATGTGAAAATACAATCAGGCGCCAACGTATTGTACAATCCATATAGTACTATTGGTGTGAAGATTTAA
- the acpS gene encoding holo-ACP synthase has translation MIGIDITSVDRIKRMYEKFGIRAYEKFLNPKEIELVKKPETAAGFWAAKEAASKAIGTGIGAACGFHDIKISKSELGAPLIKYKKRVRKAFKIKESHLSITHDAGFVIAVVVNSLKK, from the coding sequence ATGATAGGCATAGATATAACATCAGTAGATAGAATTAAAAGAATGTATGAAAAATTTGGAATAAGGGCTTATGAGAAGTTTTTAAATCCAAAAGAAATAGAGCTTGTTAAAAAGCCAGAAACTGCTGCTGGATTTTGGGCAGCTAAAGAAGCTGCTTCAAAAGCTATTGGTACGGGAATAGGAGCAGCTTGCGGTTTCCATGATATTAAAATATCAAAAAGTGAGCTGGGAGCTCCTTTGATAAAATATAAAAAAAGAGTTCGAAAAGCTTTTAAAATAAAAGAATCACATTTATCAATAACTCATGATGCAGGATTTGTAATAGCTGTTGTTGTGAATAGTTTAAAAAAATAA
- a CDS encoding cytochrome C, giving the protein MKLLKIIMAGTLALGIASSTLSADAAKGQKLFSKLLKEPCGMTGAKFAAKHSQEEWKALKASGKFEEELIKICPNVKAGDVKESLQEHIIDFSIEFANDSGNVPSC; this is encoded by the coding sequence ATGAAATTATTAAAAATCATTATGGCTGGTACACTAGCTTTAGGTATTGCTTCATCTACTTTATCAGCAGATGCAGCAAAAGGTCAAAAACTATTTAGTAAATTACTAAAAGAACCTTGTGGTATGACTGGTGCAAAATTTGCAGCTAAACATTCTCAAGAAGAATGGAAAGCATTAAAAGCTTCTGGAAAATTTGAAGAAGAACTTATTAAAATTTGTCCAAATGTAAAAGCTGGCGATGTTAAAGAATCTTTACAAGAGCACATTATAGATTTCTCTATTGAATTCGCAAATGACTCTGGTAACGTTCCATCTTGTTAG